The window ATAGATGCTCATCATGGGAAAGGGGTTCGGTTTCTGAAACACCATGCCGATATGGCGTCTCAACACAATAGGTTCCATGGCATAAACATCTTTATCCTGGAGGTAGATCTTCCCTGACACCCTTGTGCCGGGGATAAGCTCATGCATCCTGTTGACACAGCGAATAAGGGTGGTCTTGCCGCAGCCGGATGGGCCCATAAGGGCTGTGACCATGTTCTTGCCGGCCTCCAGGTTTATTGTCTGCAGCACCTGACTGTCGCCGAAGAATGCTGAAAAATTTTCAATTTTTAGAATTGTACTTTCCATTTAACAGCAATCCCTCTTGCAATAAGATTGAACCCCAGAACCACTACAACAAGAATAAACGACGCGCCCCATGCAAAGGCATGCCACTCGGGATAAGGGCTCATTGCATAATAAAAGATGCGGTAGGGGAGTGAATCGATGGGTTTCAGGATATTATAGTTCATGAACTGGTTGCCAAATGCCGTGAATAATAATGGGGCTGTCTCTCCGGTAATCCTTGCAACGCTCAATAAGATGCCGGTCATAATACTGCCGAACCCGGTTGGAAGGATGACCTTGAGAATGGTTTTGTAATAGGGGACACCAAGCGCAAGGGATGCCTCTTTCAGATGGTATGGAATGAGTTTCAAGGTTTCTTCAGTGGTTTTAATGATGACCGGCAACATCATGATGCTGAGCGCAACCCCCCCGGATAACGCGGAAAAACTCCTGAAAGGCACTACAACCCATATATACGCGATGATACCGATGACGATAGATGGCGTAC is drawn from Syntrophorhabdaceae bacterium and contains these coding sequences:
- the pstA gene encoding phosphate ABC transporter permease PstA, with translation MERHSTFRIIKDRIFSSIIAILAFASMMPLLLILYYITKNGIAVINWEFFTALPRPIGETGGGVYNALIGSLMLIVLSCILSIPVGITAGIYLSEKQEGKLSDIVRLCVVVLQGTPSIVIGIIAYIWVVVPFRSFSALSGGVALSIMMLPVIIKTTEETLKLIPYHLKEASLALGVPYYKTILKVILPTGFGSIMTGILLSVARITGETAPLLFTAFGNQFMNYNILKPIDSLPYRIFYYAMSPYPEWHAFAWGASFILVVVVLGFNLIARGIAVKWKVQF